A genomic stretch from Penaeus monodon isolate SGIC_2016 chromosome 25, NSTDA_Pmon_1, whole genome shotgun sequence includes:
- the LOC119589214 gene encoding vitelline membrane outer layer protein 1 homolog (The sequence of the model RefSeq protein was modified relative to this genomic sequence to represent the inferred CDS: added 55 bases not found in genome assembly): MPGAVGFVVLLLVCSPSWGVNPEDYIHSQGATIWGFWGRTESCQNGSYAYGFEISVEPEVGSLDDDSSLNAIQLFCRTPGGGHTGEVTSDTMDRGVWTGSHHCLGGFLRGYDLKSHADVGAIGDNTAANGLKMWCTGEEAPMEAPGNKWGDWLGPSYCKEGYVICGIMTRVQPNQGTFGDDTALNDVKFLCCQL; this comes from the exons GTGTGAATCCCGAAGACTATATTCATTCACAAGGAGCAACTATATGGGGTTTCTGGGGCAGGACAGAGTCATGCCAAAATGGATCGTATGCCTATGGGTTTGAAATTTCG gTCGAACCAGAGGTCGGATCACTCGATGACGATTCCAGTCTAAACGCCATACAGCTGTTCTGTCGCACCCCTGGAGGCGGTCACACCGGAGAGGTTACGTCAGATACAATGGACCGAGGAGTGTGGACCGGGTCCCATCACTGCCTCGGTGGATTTCTCAGAGGATACGATCTCAAG AGCCATGCTGACGTAGGCGCCATAGGAGACAACACCGCTGCCAACGGTCTGAAGATGTGGTGCACGGGGGAGGAGGCGCCAATGGAAGCCCCTGGTAACAAGTGGGGGGATTGGCTTGGCCCTTCGTACTGCAAGGAGGGTTATGTCATCTGTGGTATCATGACGCGCGTGCAGCCCAACCAGGGAACCTTCGGTGATGATACGGCACTTAATGATGTTAAGTTCCTCTGCTGCCAGTTGTAG